The DNA sequence GTGTCGCGCGGGTCGTCGCCGCCGGCGACTGACGACGCAGCGCCCGCCCCGCCTGGCCTGTCCGGCCGGCCTCAGGAGGCCGGCGGTGTGGTGGGCAGCGTCGGCAGCGTGGGGGTCGTGGTCGTCGTCGTGGGCGGCGTGGTGGGGGTCGTCGTCGTGGTGGTCGGCGTCGGCGTGGGGGCCTGCGCCACCGTGATGGTGATCGTCGTCCCGTCGTCGACCTTGGTGTCGGCCTTGATGCTCTGCGCGATGACGGTGTTCTCGGGCTCGGTGCTCTCCTTGAACACCGTCTTGATGTTCAGGCCCTTCTGGCTCAGGGCGTCCGAGGCGTCGTTGCGGGTGCGACCGACCACGTCGGGCACGGTCACCTTGCCCGACGACAGGGTCAGCACGACCTCGCTGCCCGCGGACACCGTCGCCCCGGCGGCCGGTGAGGTCTCGACGACCTTGCCCTTGTCCACGCCGGAGTCGTCGACGGTCTTGGTCTCCGAGGCCACCTTGAGGTCGAGGTTGGCCAGCGCGGTGCGGGCCTCGTCCTCCCCGTAGCCCTTGAGGTCCGGCAGCTGCACCGTGTCGGGTCCCTTGGAGACGCTGAGCTGGACCTGGCTGCCCTTGGGGGCCTTCTCGCCGTCGCCGGGGTTCTGGTCGACGACCGTGCCGACGTCCTTGGGGCTGGCGACGTCCATCCGCTCCGGCACGAGCCCGGCCGCCCGGATCCTGGCCTCGGCCGTCTCCACCGGCAGGTTCACGACGCCGGGCACCGTGACCGTCGCGGTGGTGTCCGGTGCGCGGTTGAGCAGCGACTTGCCGGCGAGCACGAGCAGGGCGAGCGCGCCGACCACCGCGAGCAGCAGCAGCACGTAGGCGAAGCCACGTCGCCTGCGTGGCTCGTCGTCCGGGTCGTGGCCGATGGCCGGCAGCGTCGCGGTGTTGCCGTGCTCGGCCGCCGGCGTCCCGGCATACCCGGCCTGGGTGGGGATCACCGTCGTGGCCGCGGCGGACAGGGGGGCCATCGCCACGGTGGCGGCGGCGCCGGCGACCGCCGCGGTGCCGCGTGCCCCGTCGCTGATCGGCCGGCCGAGCCGCGCCGCCTGCAGGTCCGCGCGGAAGGCCGTCGCGTCCTGGTAGCGGGCCTCGCGGTCCTTGGCGAGGGCGTGCAGCACCACGGCGTCCAGCGCCGGCGGGACGTCGGGGTTGAGCGCCGACGGGCGCAGGGGCGCCTGC is a window from the Phycicoccus sp. M110.8 genome containing:
- the pknB gene encoding Stk1 family PASTA domain-containing Ser/Thr kinase — its product is MIARQVLGGRYEVGELLGRGGMAEVHLGHDTRLGRPVAIKMLRSDLARDSSFLVRFRREAQSAAGLNHASIVAVYDSGEDTVTEAGGATRPAPYIVMEYVEGQTLRQLLQERSPLDPSEAARITEGVLDALAYSHRMGIVHRDIKPANVMVGRHGEVKVMDFGIARAMADANATMTQTQAVIGTAQYLSPEQAQGKHVDARSDLYSTGCLLFELLTGRPPFQADSPVAIAYQHVEQAPLRPSALNPDVPPALDAVVLHALAKDREARYQDATAFRADLQAARLGRPISDGARGTAAVAGAAATVAMAPLSAAATTVIPTQAGYAGTPAAEHGNTATLPAIGHDPDDEPRRRRGFAYVLLLLAVVGALALLVLAGKSLLNRAPDTTATVTVPGVVNLPVETAEARIRAAGLVPERMDVASPKDVGTVVDQNPGDGEKAPKGSQVQLSVSKGPDTVQLPDLKGYGEDEARTALANLDLKVASETKTVDDSGVDKGKVVETSPAAGATVSAGSEVVLTLSSGKVTVPDVVGRTRNDASDALSQKGLNIKTVFKESTEPENTVIAQSIKADTKVDDGTTITITVAQAPTPTPTTTTTTPTTPPTTTTTTPTLPTLPTTPPAS